A window from Halomicrobium urmianum encodes these proteins:
- a CDS encoding alpha/beta hydrolase produces MSREAPRISVHRDLPFRETDERTLHLDAYEPPESGPNPAVLFVHGGGFVSGDKGQFARQALDFADEGYVAVESQYRLGPEASFPAALVDVKAAVEWLRSEGPDYGVDPDRIAVVGHSAGGNLAALAAVTADEPAFEPERYPGASSAVDALVGYAGIYDVAAWDDPAANREYVRGTPAEDPERFDLASPLGQEDVTTPPSLLVHGADDEAVDPDQSERFHAALSAVTEAELELLSGDGADHLFPHHAATYERTLERTADFLDEHL; encoded by the coding sequence ATGAGCAGAGAAGCCCCGCGCATCTCCGTCCACCGCGACCTGCCGTTCCGGGAGACCGACGAGCGGACGCTCCACCTCGACGCCTACGAGCCGCCGGAGAGCGGCCCGAATCCGGCCGTCCTGTTCGTCCACGGGGGCGGCTTCGTCTCCGGCGACAAGGGGCAGTTCGCCCGCCAGGCGCTCGATTTCGCCGACGAGGGATACGTCGCCGTCGAGTCGCAGTATCGGCTCGGACCGGAGGCGTCGTTCCCGGCGGCGCTCGTCGACGTGAAGGCCGCCGTCGAGTGGCTCCGCAGCGAGGGGCCGGACTACGGCGTCGACCCCGACCGGATCGCCGTCGTCGGCCACTCGGCCGGCGGGAACCTCGCCGCGCTGGCGGCCGTCACGGCCGACGAACCGGCCTTCGAGCCGGAGCGGTACCCGGGCGCCTCCTCGGCCGTCGACGCGCTCGTGGGCTACGCCGGCATCTACGACGTGGCCGCGTGGGACGACCCCGCTGCGAACCGGGAGTACGTCCGCGGGACGCCGGCGGAGGACCCGGAGCGATTCGACCTCGCGTCGCCGCTGGGACAGGAGGACGTGACGACGCCGCCGTCGCTGCTCGTCCACGGGGCCGACGACGAGGCCGTCGACCCGGACCAGTCCGAGCGCTTCCACGCGGCGCTGTCGGCGGTCACCGAGGCCGAACTGGAACTGCTCTCCGGCGACGGCGCGGACCACCTGTTCCCGCACCACGCTGCCACCTACGAGCGGACGCTGGAGCGGACCGCGGACTTTCTGGACGAGCATCTCTGA
- a CDS encoding right-handed parallel beta-helix repeat-containing protein, with protein sequence MDRRSFLATAGVAAVGAGAGTGPLQRGFRTIGVPRDADSIQAGVDAASPGDLVLVDAGTYDENVVASTPGITLRGVDRNAVVLDGGFNPGNGVDVVADGVAVENLTVRRYQGTGVYWRDVAGFRGSYLTAYNNGYYGIYASKSRDGRFEYSYASGHPDAGFYLGRNRPYDAVVANVVAEHNAIGYSGTSTGGNLTVRDSIFRHNRAGILPNTLDTTDPPQRASRFVGNVVSENDDEGAPSLRYVAPTFGMGVVLWGASDNLVADNQVDGHPNFGIAADHNVVAPSGNEVRNNVVRGSGEADLALGAPAGDGNQFAGNQFATSAPTDLQADASGGSRRVAAVFERQAVAQGDETPGGDWRDQPEPDPQPTMRDPEAAPRAADGATSWGGDAGKR encoded by the coding sequence ATGGACCGCCGCAGTTTCCTCGCCACCGCCGGCGTCGCAGCGGTCGGTGCCGGAGCCGGGACCGGCCCCCTCCAGCGGGGGTTCCGAACGATCGGCGTCCCGCGGGACGCGGACTCGATCCAGGCGGGCGTCGACGCGGCGTCGCCGGGTGATCTGGTCCTCGTCGACGCCGGCACCTACGACGAGAATGTGGTCGCCTCGACGCCGGGGATCACGCTGCGCGGCGTGGACCGCAACGCGGTCGTCCTCGACGGCGGCTTCAACCCAGGCAACGGCGTCGACGTGGTGGCCGACGGCGTCGCCGTCGAGAACCTCACCGTCCGGCGCTACCAGGGGACGGGCGTCTACTGGCGCGACGTCGCGGGCTTCCGCGGCAGCTACCTCACCGCGTACAACAACGGCTACTACGGCATCTACGCGAGCAAGTCCCGCGACGGCCGGTTCGAGTACAGCTACGCGTCCGGCCATCCCGACGCCGGCTTCTACCTCGGGCGGAACCGGCCCTACGACGCCGTCGTCGCGAACGTTGTCGCCGAGCACAACGCCATCGGGTACTCGGGCACCAGCACGGGCGGGAACCTGACGGTCAGGGACTCGATCTTCCGGCACAACCGGGCCGGGATCCTCCCGAACACGCTGGACACCACTGATCCGCCGCAGCGCGCCTCCCGCTTCGTCGGCAACGTCGTCTCGGAAAACGACGACGAAGGCGCCCCCTCGCTGCGCTACGTCGCTCCCACGTTCGGAATGGGCGTCGTCCTCTGGGGCGCCAGCGACAACCTGGTCGCGGACAACCAGGTCGACGGCCATCCGAACTTCGGAATCGCCGCCGACCACAACGTCGTCGCCCCGTCGGGGAACGAGGTCCGGAACAACGTGGTCAGGGGCTCCGGCGAGGCCGATCTGGCGCTGGGGGCGCCCGCCGGCGACGGCAATCAGTTCGCGGGCAATCAGTTCGCCACCAGCGCTCCCACGGACCTGCAGGCGGACGCGAGCGGCGGCTCCCGGCGCGTCGCGGCCGTCTTCGAGCGCCAGGCGGTGGCTCAGGGCGACGAGACGCCGGGCGGCGACTGGCGCGACCAGCCCGAACCGGATCCGCAACCGACGATGCGGGACCCCGAGGCGGCGCCGCGGGCCGCCGACGGGGCGACCTCGTGGGGCGG
- a CDS encoding DUF5789 family protein: MPDDSYDPDPERVQESANERRHERTETVEDMLGDASMFDDMKYPVRGEELAVEYGDQSIDLPNETESLGSVFDRLVDEEFESPQEVREAVYNEVTGEAGSPGGREYNDERELSDVEEEGRQGGGPL; the protein is encoded by the coding sequence ATGCCCGACGACTCCTACGACCCCGACCCGGAGCGCGTCCAGGAGAGCGCCAACGAGCGTCGCCACGAGCGGACGGAGACGGTCGAGGACATGCTCGGCGACGCCAGTATGTTCGACGACATGAAGTACCCCGTCCGGGGCGAGGAACTGGCCGTCGAGTACGGCGACCAGTCGATCGACCTCCCGAACGAGACCGAGTCGCTGGGCTCGGTGTTCGACCGGCTCGTCGACGAGGAGTTCGAGTCGCCACAGGAGGTACGGGAAGCGGTGTACAACGAGGTGACCGGCGAGGCCGGCAGTCCCGGCGGGCGGGAGTACAACGACGAGCGCGAACTGAGCGACGTCGAAGAGGAGGGCCGCCAGGGCGGCGGTCCGCTGTAA